A genomic window from Prunus persica cultivar Lovell chromosome G2, Prunus_persica_NCBIv2, whole genome shotgun sequence includes:
- the LOC18786812 gene encoding uncharacterized protein LOC18786812 isoform X1: MASLQPSWLSSLNSISSTTKPTLFPSTNLNKPHPLKPFKLSFSLNPPNSESSQPNSPNSPETTPEAQPGPTDPVKLALENAKAYKKSVQMNKKLKIEKNPVKDGDGIAGNGESGPDGAGGGKKEVPAAVKIAMEKAKEYKKSKGIVGGDINAGESDKISGLEESNGGNLGNEIVDKKGKLSVSSIDFVGLGFADKKEGRGLPAGLVPIADYFPEGNSPDVEIIVGDARNFDAVARKPEQTQGDNSDLYKPKVSSWGVFPRPNDISKTFGGGRVIQPGEVLETAEEKAAKEARTRQLVAAYKSKMGMNIDPKLRSECEKALKDGDTLMDVGELKEALIYYEQVMDKLPFKSELHGLAALQWSICQDSLSRSQEAQVMYEKLQSHPTAKVSKKARQFVFSFQAMEMMKLTGSSPWKNTGFQNYFEAFIENKSDYVLKEAESEVGTLSQTLPYIIFLVSPIFVVLLIALQKRI; the protein is encoded by the exons ATGGCTTCTCTTCAACCTTCATGGCTCTCTTCCCTCAACTCCATCTCTTCCACAACAAAACCCACTCTTTTCCCCTCCACAAACCTTAACAAGCCCCACCCTTTAAAACCATTCAaactctccttctctctcaaCCCACCCAATTCTGAATCTTCACAACCCAACTCACCAAATTCACCCGAAACAACGCCGGAAGCCCAGCCTGGGCCAACGGACCCTGTCAAGCTCGCACTGGAGAATGCCAAGGCGTATAAGAAGTCAGTGCAAATgaacaagaaattgaaaattgagaaaaaccCAGTCAAGGATGGTGATGGGATTGCTGGAAATGGTGAGTCGGGCCCGGATGGAGCTGGCGGTGGGAAGAAGGAAGTGCCTGCTGCGGTTAAGATTGCAATGGAGAAAGCTAAAGAGTATAAGAAGAGTAAAGGCATTGTGGGTGGTGACATTAATGCTGGGGAGAGTGACAAAATTTCAg GTTTGGAGGAAAGTAATGGGGGAAACTTGGGGAATGAGATAGTAGACAAGAAGGGAAAATTGTCAGTTTCAAGTATTGATTTTGTGGGACTTGGCTTTGCGGATAAGAAGGAGGGTAGAGGACTGCCAGCTGGGTTGGTTCCAATAGCAGACTATTTCCCAGAAGGGAACTCACCTGACGTTGAGATTATAGTCGGGGATGCTAGAAATTTTGATGCAGTGGCACGGAAGCCAGAGCAGACTCAAGGAGACAACTCAGATCTTTACAAGccaaaagtttcttcatggGGTGTATTTCCTAGACCGAATGACATTTCAAAAACG TTTGGTGGTGGAAGAGTTATACAACCTGGGGAAGTGCTGGAAACAGCTGAAGAAAAAGCTGCTAAAGAAGCACGCACAAGACAATTAGTTGCTGCTTACAAGAGTAAAATGGGCATGAACATTGATCCAAAGCTAAGATCTGAATGTGAGAAG GCACTAAAGGATGGTGACACATTGATGGATGTTGGAGAGCTTAAGGAAGCATTAATCTACTATGAGCAGGTTATGGATAAGTTACCATTTAAG AGTGAGCTTCATGGGTTGGCTGCTTTACAATGGTCTATTTGTCAAGACTCCCTCAGTAG GTCGCAGGAAGCTCAAGTCATGTACGAGAAGCTTCAATCCCACCCAACTGCTAAAGTAAGCAAGAAGGCGAGGCAATTTGTGTTCAGCTTTCAG GCCATGGAAATGATGAAGCTTACAGGGAGCTCACCTTGGAAGAACACTGGCTTTCAGAATTATTTTGAAGCTTTCATTGAAAATAAATCCGACTATGTGCTAAAAGAGGCTGAAAGTGAAGTAGGTACACTGAGTCAAACTCTtccatatattatttttcttgtttctccCATTTTCGTAGTGCTACTTATTGCTTTACAAAAGAGAATATAA
- the LOC18785370 gene encoding xanthoxin dehydrogenase, whose protein sequence is MTEVDSVPSQRLAGKVALVTGGATGIGESIVRLFHKHGAKVCLVDVQDNLSLQVCESLGGDPNVSYFHCDVTIEDDVSRAVDFTVNKYGTLDIIVNNAGVSGSPCPDIRNADVSEFEKVFDINVKGVFLGMKHAARIMIPLKKGSIISLSSVSSALGGLGPHAYTGSKHAVLGLTKNVAAELGIHGIRVNCVSPYAVATNLALAHLPEEERTEDAWAGFRSFVGGNANLQGVELTVDDVANAVLFLASDESKYISGDNLMIDGGITCVNHSLGVFR, encoded by the exons ATGACTGAAGTGGATTCGGTTCCAAGCCAGAG GTTAGCAGGGAAAGTGGCATTGGTGACTGGTGGAGCCACCGGTATTGGGGAAAGCATTGTGCGCCTATTCCACAAACATGGTGCAAAAGTTTGTTTAGTTGATGTGCAGGACAACCTATCCTTGCAAGTCTGCGAATCCCTCGGTGGTGACCCAAATGTTAGTTATTTCCATTGTGACGTCACAATAGAGGATGATGTCAGCCGTGCAGTTGATTTCACAGTCAATAAATATGGCACACTTGATATCATCGTCAACAACGCTGGGGTGTCAGGCTCACCTTGTCCCGACATCCGCAATGCAGACGTATCCGAGTTTGAGAAGGTATTTGATATTAATGTGAAGGGAGTCTTCCTTGGAATGAAACACGCAGCTAGGATAATGATCCCACTAAAAAAGGGCAGTATAATTTCTCTTTCCAGTGTTTCAAGTGCTTTAGGAGGCTTAGGACCACATGCATACACAGGGTCCAAGCATGCTGTATTGGGGCTCACCAAGAACGTTGCTGCCGAGCTTGGAATTCATGGGATTCGTGTTAACTGTGTTTCTCCTTACGCAGTTGCTACAAATTTGGCTTTGGCTCACTTGCCCGAGGAGGAGAGAACTGAAGATGCCTGGGCAGGTTTCCGTTCGTTTGTAGGGGGAAATGCCAACTTGCAAGGAGTAGAATTGACAGTTGATGATGTAGCTAATGCTGTGCTCTTCTTAGCAAGTGATGAGTCCAAGTATATAAGTGGGGATAATCTCATGATTGATGGGGGCATCACTTGCGTGAATCACTCACTAGGAGTATTTAGATGA
- the LOC18786812 gene encoding uncharacterized protein LOC18786812 isoform X2, giving the protein MASLQPSWLSSLNSISSTTKPTLFPSTNLNKPHPLKPFKLSFSLNPPNSESSQPNSPNSPETTPEAQPGPTDPVKLALENAKAYKKSVQMNKKLKIEKNPVKDGDGIAGNGESGPDGAGGGKKEVPAAVKIAMEKAKEYKKSKGIVGGDINAGESDKISGLEESNGGNLGNEIVDKKGKLSVSSIDFVGLGFADKKEGRGLPAGLVPIADYFPEGNSPDVEIIVGDARNFDAVARKPEQTQGDNSDLYKPKVSSWGVFPRPNDISKTFGGGRVIQPGEVLETAEEKAAKEARTRQLVAAYKSKMGMNIDPKLRSECEKALKDGDTLMDVGELKEALIYYEQVMDKLPFKSELHGLAALQWSICQDSLSRRKLKSCTRSFNPTQLLK; this is encoded by the exons ATGGCTTCTCTTCAACCTTCATGGCTCTCTTCCCTCAACTCCATCTCTTCCACAACAAAACCCACTCTTTTCCCCTCCACAAACCTTAACAAGCCCCACCCTTTAAAACCATTCAaactctccttctctctcaaCCCACCCAATTCTGAATCTTCACAACCCAACTCACCAAATTCACCCGAAACAACGCCGGAAGCCCAGCCTGGGCCAACGGACCCTGTCAAGCTCGCACTGGAGAATGCCAAGGCGTATAAGAAGTCAGTGCAAATgaacaagaaattgaaaattgagaaaaaccCAGTCAAGGATGGTGATGGGATTGCTGGAAATGGTGAGTCGGGCCCGGATGGAGCTGGCGGTGGGAAGAAGGAAGTGCCTGCTGCGGTTAAGATTGCAATGGAGAAAGCTAAAGAGTATAAGAAGAGTAAAGGCATTGTGGGTGGTGACATTAATGCTGGGGAGAGTGACAAAATTTCAg GTTTGGAGGAAAGTAATGGGGGAAACTTGGGGAATGAGATAGTAGACAAGAAGGGAAAATTGTCAGTTTCAAGTATTGATTTTGTGGGACTTGGCTTTGCGGATAAGAAGGAGGGTAGAGGACTGCCAGCTGGGTTGGTTCCAATAGCAGACTATTTCCCAGAAGGGAACTCACCTGACGTTGAGATTATAGTCGGGGATGCTAGAAATTTTGATGCAGTGGCACGGAAGCCAGAGCAGACTCAAGGAGACAACTCAGATCTTTACAAGccaaaagtttcttcatggGGTGTATTTCCTAGACCGAATGACATTTCAAAAACG TTTGGTGGTGGAAGAGTTATACAACCTGGGGAAGTGCTGGAAACAGCTGAAGAAAAAGCTGCTAAAGAAGCACGCACAAGACAATTAGTTGCTGCTTACAAGAGTAAAATGGGCATGAACATTGATCCAAAGCTAAGATCTGAATGTGAGAAG GCACTAAAGGATGGTGACACATTGATGGATGTTGGAGAGCTTAAGGAAGCATTAATCTACTATGAGCAGGTTATGGATAAGTTACCATTTAAG AGTGAGCTTCATGGGTTGGCTGCTTTACAATGGTCTATTTGTCAAGACTCCCTCA GTCGCAGGAAGCTCAAGTCATGTACGAGAAGCTTCAATCCCACCCAACTGCTAAAGTAA